In the Phenylobacterium soli genome, CCGGACCTCACGGCCCGGGCCTACGCTCGGTACGCTACTCTACTGAAGCTGGGCTCAGCGGGTCGCCTGCAGGCGGCCGACCACGTCGGAGACGCGCTCGTTGAGCGGCTTGAAGCTCTCCTTGAAGGAGGCGGTGAAGGTCTCGGTCATCTTGCCGATCTCACCGACGTAGGCTTCGAAGGCGCCCTTGGCGAAGGTGGTCTGCAGCTCGAAGAGCTCCTGCGGCGTCTTCGCGCCGGCCAGGGCCTTGGCGGCGCTCACCTGGGTCTCGAAGGCGTTCTTCGAGTAGGCGACGGCCTGGGCGCCCAGGGCCTTGGCGGCGCTCACCTGGGTCTCGAAGGCGTTCTTCGAGTAGGCGACGGCCTGGGCGCCCAGGGCTTCGGCGCCCTTGGCGGCGGCCGAGACCGACGCCGCGACGGCCTCGAAGTTCTTCTTGGAATGGGTGTTCGCCTCGGTCAGGGCGGCGAGGGTCTTCTCGACGCCGTCCTTGAAGGCGGTGTTGGCGGCGGTGGTGATCTGGTCGACCGTGGCGCGGGCGGCCTCGGCCTCCGGCTTCAGGCTTTCGACGGCGGCCTTCACCTTTTCGGCGGCCGGCTTGAGGGTTTCAGCAGCGTCCATGGCTGGGCGTCCTTGAGCGATGGGGAGGAACGGCTCTTCGCCGCGATGCAACAGGCTTTGGCGGTAAGTTTGGGTACGAAACCCCCGACGTTGCCAGGACGCTCTCATGTTGCACTGCAGCAGTCAAGTGAATTTTTGTGCACTGCACAATGACGAAAGCGTGACCGCATTTCCGCGACAATTCAGCCCGTTCAACTCCTTGTTTACCGTGGCGCAACCGTGAGCGTGCCATGGTACCTACGATTCAGGCGTGGTGAGCCGCGCCCGGTAACGTTCAGATTCGACGGACGAAAGCATGCTGAAGCACGCCCGCCGCCTTTTTGTGTCCCTTGGCTTGGCCGCCGCAACCCTGATGGCGGCCACCCCACCGGCGGCGCAGGCGCAGATCCCCTACTTCCGTAACCTGCTGGCCGCCACGAGCGGCCGCTATGCAGCGATCGTGGTGGACGCCAAGACCGGCGAGGTCCTCTACGACCGGCATGCGGACGCCCCGCGCTACCCGGCGTCGATCACCAAGGTGATGACGCTCTACCTCACTTTCGAGGCGCTCTCGACGGGCAAGCTGCACCTGGACGACCGGGTGGTGTTCTCGCCCCACGCCTCGGCCCAGGCCCCCACCAAGCTGGGCGTCCGGCCCGGCGATTCGGTGAGCGTCAGCGAAGCCATCCAGGCGATGACCACCCTGTCGGCCAATGACGCCGCGGTGGCCATGGCCGAGAAGATCGGCGGCACT is a window encoding:
- a CDS encoding phasin family protein, translated to MDAAETLKPAAEKVKAAVESLKPEAEAARATVDQITTAANTAFKDGVEKTLAALTEANTHSKKNFEAVAASVSAAAKGAEALGAQAVAYSKNAFETQVSAAKALGAQAVAYSKNAFETQVSAAKALAGAKTPQELFELQTTFAKGAFEAYVGEIGKMTETFTASFKESFKPLNERVSDVVGRLQATR